One genomic region from Cucumis melo cultivar AY chromosome 9, USDA_Cmelo_AY_1.0, whole genome shotgun sequence encodes:
- the LOC103498594 gene encoding uncharacterized protein LOC103498594, with the protein MGYIQEARENHVKKKVEEALRSKMKQKALKECDHYASKYAECAYGRTLSVIFKCRNQAKELNNCLHLYTNDSVLDEMKREYALQHDGKP; encoded by the exons ATGGGTTACATTCAGGAAGCTCGAGAAAATCATGTGAAGAAGAAAGTAGAGGAAG CTTTACGCAGCAAAATGAAGCAGAAAGCGTTGAAGGAGTGCGATCATTACGCTTCGAAATATGCTGAATGCGCTTATGGCAGAACGTTATCTGTCATTTTCAAGTGTCGTAATCAAGCTAAAGAATTGAACAATTGTCTTCACTTATA CACTAACGACTCCGTGTTGGACGAGATGAAGCGGGAATATGCACTTCAACATGATGGGAAGCCTTGA